Proteins co-encoded in one Luteolibacter sp. Y139 genomic window:
- a CDS encoding matrixin family metalloprotease: MKFRHHLPAVALLALTGSASAIKIEIRYDYDTNGFFTANPQAKTVLRAAADFYEPLIKDSLGTINPAASGYTWSGKIEHPGTGTASFVVPGFVVPADTIVIFAGGRALGGAAGKGGYGGVSISGDSDWITLVRCRGQTGAIASPATDFGPWGGYVSFDTGMSWNFSMTNPTASGVPFLSVALHELGHALGIGTCPSWTAKVSGSNFTGARAVQVYGGNVPLDTLSPGHWKDDKNGDPGVPSKAYGSFGSPHGLVQVGLMDPVVPSGSTNNLVVTDIDLAALRDVGWQLDPPLNLTSPKPRPTGSPLVFSWPSTTGFTYRLQRSPSLAAGSWTDLSTQAGNGSTQQFSSAASGLPKAFYRLTTEPAAAPAPLAAPVTFGPLSTETPPGGVEGCMCGAH; this comes from the coding sequence ATGAAATTCCGCCATCACCTCCCGGCTGTGGCGCTGCTTGCCCTAACTGGCAGTGCCTCCGCGATCAAAATTGAGATCCGTTACGACTACGACACGAACGGGTTTTTTACAGCCAATCCTCAGGCCAAGACGGTCCTCAGGGCCGCCGCCGATTTCTACGAACCGCTGATCAAGGATTCGCTCGGCACCATCAACCCCGCCGCCAGTGGCTACACTTGGAGCGGCAAGATCGAGCATCCCGGGACAGGCACTGCCAGCTTTGTCGTCCCGGGCTTTGTCGTCCCTGCCGATACCATCGTGATTTTCGCGGGTGGCCGCGCTCTCGGCGGTGCTGCCGGAAAGGGCGGCTATGGAGGAGTCAGCATCTCCGGCGACTCGGATTGGATCACGCTGGTCCGCTGCCGTGGGCAGACAGGCGCGATTGCCTCGCCCGCCACCGACTTCGGACCCTGGGGTGGATACGTCAGCTTCGATACCGGCATGTCCTGGAACTTCTCCATGACGAATCCCACGGCCAGCGGCGTCCCCTTCCTCTCCGTCGCGCTTCATGAACTCGGCCACGCACTCGGCATCGGTACGTGTCCTTCATGGACCGCCAAGGTCTCCGGCAGCAATTTCACCGGCGCCCGTGCGGTGCAGGTATACGGCGGAAACGTCCCGCTTGATACCTTGAGTCCTGGCCACTGGAAGGACGACAAGAACGGCGACCCGGGGGTCCCCAGCAAGGCCTACGGCTCGTTTGGCTCTCCACACGGACTCGTGCAGGTCGGACTCATGGATCCAGTCGTTCCCTCGGGCAGCACCAACAACCTGGTGGTAACCGACATCGATCTCGCCGCCCTGCGCGATGTCGGCTGGCAACTCGATCCACCGCTGAATCTCACCTCCCCGAAACCCAGGCCCACCGGCAGCCCGCTTGTCTTCTCATGGCCCAGCACCACTGGCTTCACCTACCGGCTCCAGCGCAGCCCGTCCCTCGCAGCGGGCTCATGGACTGACCTCTCGACCCAGGCGGGAAATGGCTCCACCCAGCAATTCTCATCGGCTGCCTCCGGCCTTCCAAAGGCCTTCTACCGCCTGACCACCGAACCTGCCGCCGCCCCCGCACCGCTCGCTGCGCCCGTTACCTTCGGACCCCTCTCCACCGAGACTCCGCCAGGCGGAGTCGAAGGC